In the Ilumatobacteraceae bacterium genome, one interval contains:
- the rpmG gene encoding 50S ribosomal protein L33: protein MAKSDKRVKITLECTECKRRNYITMKSKINDRERLEMSKYCSNERKHTMHKETR, encoded by the coding sequence ATGGCCAAGTCCGACAAGCGGGTGAAGATCACCCTCGAGTGCACCGAGTGCAAGCGGCGCAACTACATCACGATGAAGTCGAAGATCAACGACCGTGAGCGCCTCGAGATGAGCAAGTACTGCAGCAACGAACGCAAGCACACGATGCACAAGGAGACTCGCTGA
- the secE gene encoding preprotein translocase subunit SecE: MSLDDLNREQKRALKRQGALDESGAPAKAPRAQATRERVGPTQYLREVRDEMRKVAWPSRPEVVRYSIIVTATVVVYTAFVGGIDFGLRYVADWFYA; encoded by the coding sequence ATGTCACTCGATGACCTGAACCGTGAACAGAAGCGTGCTCTGAAGCGCCAAGGCGCTTTGGACGAGAGCGGCGCGCCCGCGAAGGCACCGCGTGCCCAAGCGACGCGCGAGCGGGTCGGGCCGACGCAGTACCTCCGTGAGGTGCGCGACGAGATGCGCAAGGTGGCTTGGCCGAGCCGCCCTGAAGTGGTTCGCTACTCGATCATCGTCACCGCCACCGTGGTGGTGTACACCGCTTTCGTCGGCGGTATCGATTTCGGCCTCCGGTACGTCGCAGATTGGTTCTACGCATGA